One Lysobacter silvisoli DNA window includes the following coding sequences:
- a CDS encoding DUF3526 domain-containing protein: MKAHATAYEWTLLRRDRRAWWSLLCLGALVLLAFAFNAERIAAGNAEKSRMAQAERARWLGQGAKDPHSAAHYSIYAFKPTPPLAALDPGAEPYVGQAVWLEAHVQNDALYRPQGDASPLQRAAALSPSSLLIGFAPLVAFLLAFGAVAMDRERGSLRLALGAAVRPAAIVRAKVLAIWSALLLALLLPVVLCAASLALAQGLLDVDTGLRLSLWASAMALWLGVLTAVGVAVSLLAGNVRIALATLFGLWIAFALILPRWADGLAQRAQPLPSTQAVKQRLLDEAPSYWTAEAGQANRAQLLARYGVREQAQLPVDLRGAELDLNERHSHGVFDRVLGGYYDRVVGQDRTYAVLGLLSPAIALQGLSPALAGSDFAHHRGFIDGAERYRRALVNRMNQDVMAHPSGDTGARHNNDERLWAQVPEFHHRPLALPAARAVAAPAAAALLLWSALALTLLAVATRRLRP, encoded by the coding sequence ATGAAGGCGCATGCCACCGCCTACGAATGGACCCTGCTGCGGCGCGACCGCCGCGCCTGGTGGTCGCTGCTGTGCCTGGGCGCGCTGGTACTGCTGGCCTTCGCGTTCAACGCCGAACGCATCGCCGCCGGCAACGCCGAGAAATCGCGCATGGCCCAGGCCGAGCGCGCGCGCTGGCTGGGGCAGGGCGCGAAGGACCCGCACTCGGCCGCGCATTACAGCATCTATGCGTTCAAGCCCACGCCGCCGCTGGCGGCGCTGGACCCGGGCGCGGAGCCCTATGTCGGCCAGGCGGTGTGGCTGGAGGCGCACGTGCAGAACGACGCGCTGTACCGGCCGCAAGGCGATGCCTCGCCCTTGCAGCGCGCCGCGGCGCTGAGTCCTTCGAGTCTGCTGATCGGTTTCGCGCCGCTGGTGGCGTTCCTGCTCGCCTTCGGCGCGGTGGCCATGGATCGCGAGCGCGGCAGCCTGCGCCTGGCCTTGGGCGCGGCGGTGCGGCCGGCGGCCATCGTGCGCGCCAAGGTGCTGGCGATCTGGAGCGCGCTGCTGCTGGCCCTGCTGCTGCCGGTGGTCCTGTGCGCGGCATCGTTGGCCTTGGCGCAGGGCCTGCTGGATGTCGACACCGGCCTGCGCCTGAGCCTGTGGGCGTCGGCGATGGCGCTGTGGCTGGGCGTGCTCACCGCGGTGGGGGTGGCGGTGTCGCTGCTGGCCGGCAACGTGCGCATCGCGCTGGCGACGCTGTTCGGCCTGTGGATCGCGTTCGCACTGATCCTGCCGCGCTGGGCCGACGGCCTGGCCCAGCGCGCGCAACCGCTGCCGTCCACGCAGGCGGTCAAACAGCGCCTGCTCGACGAAGCGCCCTCGTACTGGACCGCCGAGGCGGGGCAGGCCAACCGCGCCCAACTGCTGGCGCGCTACGGCGTGCGCGAGCAGGCACAGCTGCCGGTGGACCTGCGCGGCGCCGAGTTGGACCTCAACGAACGCCATTCGCACGGCGTGTTCGACCGCGTGCTGGGCGGCTACTACGACCGCGTGGTCGGCCAGGACCGTACGTACGCCGTGCTCGGCCTGCTGTCGCCGGCGATCGCGCTGCAGGGCCTGTCGCCCGCGCTGGCCGGCAGCGACTTCGCCCACCACCGCGGCTTCATCGACGGCGCCGAGCGCTACCGGCGCGCGCTGGTGAACCGCATGAACCAGGACGTGATGGCGCACCCCAGCGGCGACACAGGCGCGCGTCATAACAACGACGAGCGGCTGTGGGCGCAGGTGCCCGAGTTCCATCACCGCCCGCTGGCGCTGCCGGCCGCGCGCGCGGTGGCGGCGCCGGCCGCGGCCGCCCTGCTGCTGTGGTCGGCGCTGGCGCTGACCCTGCTGGCCGTGGCCACGCGCAGGTTGCGGCCATGA
- a CDS encoding TonB-dependent receptor, whose amino-acid sequence MGARQGGGRDAAATGRGRARKLATVSAVALSALSLAPARAQGADADAAATTAHQLDGVTVTGTAERARLDTPSATASRLGLSPRETPAAVEVLTADDLQQRGLRSSVEALNAAPGVLAGQLPSSPGTTSMRGFSGGAISLLYDGARQTAAPLVTRDFDSWSFERIEVLKGPASVLYGEGALAGAINLVPKRADFDGRRLSALLGWGSFGGQRYAVDGNWPLDERFALRLIASHRRSDGYVDATENRATSATLSARWRPSDAVDAEIALDHYEDDYDSAYWGTPLVPRAVARDPSDLVRSGNGYVLDRAMREVNYNVADGTQTARSDWLRTRVSWQLGENLRLVNEASYYDATRRWLNSETYSFDAASGLLKRGITRIEHRHRYWVERASLIGESLWAGRRNRYSVGVEFSDGDLAVPRRFGTAAAVDPFAPQRGLFPVGNEAALFPGAGNRVDFDSSTRTASVFLEDALNLTPRWLLLAGLRYDRIELERSNRDYNTGALTRFSRDYDPLSWRVGTVYDLQPQTQLYAQYSAAVAPVGSLPLLSQANARFDLTHGRAVDIGLKRTFWQDRIDLTLGGYWIRQDDIVTRDPANAAISIQGGRQSSRGAELSLSAALTPQLRVDASVAALNARFDELREAGGIDRAGNTPPNVPERLAQLYASYRFNAVPLRLSGGARYVGAFYTNNANSIRVDSHTVWDASLAYRLPFGELALHGRNLGDAFYAQWSGGAADQLVIGAPRSVELTFKVDL is encoded by the coding sequence GTGGGCGCACGACAGGGCGGGGGCCGCGACGCGGCCGCAACGGGGCGCGGCCGCGCCCGCAAGCTGGCCACGGTGAGCGCGGTGGCGCTGAGCGCGCTGTCGCTCGCGCCGGCCAGAGCGCAGGGCGCCGACGCCGACGCCGCGGCGACCACTGCGCATCAGCTCGACGGCGTGACCGTGACCGGCACCGCCGAGCGCGCGCGCCTGGACACGCCGTCCGCGACCGCCTCGCGCCTGGGCCTGAGCCCGCGCGAGACCCCGGCCGCGGTCGAAGTGCTGACCGCCGACGATCTGCAGCAACGCGGCCTGCGCAGCAGCGTGGAAGCGCTCAACGCCGCGCCCGGCGTGTTGGCCGGACAGCTGCCGTCCTCGCCGGGCACCACGTCCATGCGCGGCTTCAGCGGCGGCGCGATCTCGCTGCTGTACGACGGCGCGCGCCAGACCGCCGCGCCGCTGGTCACCCGCGATTTCGACAGCTGGAGCTTCGAACGCATCGAGGTGCTCAAGGGGCCGGCCTCGGTGCTGTACGGCGAAGGCGCACTGGCCGGCGCGATCAACCTGGTGCCCAAGCGCGCCGACTTCGACGGGCGCCGGCTGTCGGCGCTGCTGGGCTGGGGCAGCTTCGGCGGACAGCGCTATGCGGTGGACGGCAACTGGCCGCTGGACGAGCGCTTCGCGCTGCGCCTGATCGCCAGCCACCGCCGCAGCGACGGCTATGTGGACGCCACCGAGAACCGCGCCACCTCGGCCACGCTCAGCGCGCGCTGGCGCCCCAGCGATGCGGTGGACGCGGAGATCGCGCTGGACCATTACGAGGACGACTACGACAGCGCCTACTGGGGCACGCCGCTGGTGCCGCGCGCCGTGGCCCGCGATCCCAGCGATCTGGTCCGCAGCGGCAACGGCTACGTGCTCGACCGCGCGATGCGCGAGGTCAACTACAACGTCGCCGACGGCACCCAGACCGCGCGCAGCGACTGGCTGCGCACGCGGGTGTCGTGGCAGCTGGGCGAGAACCTGCGCCTGGTCAACGAAGCCAGCTACTACGACGCCACTCGGCGCTGGCTCAATTCCGAAACCTACAGCTTCGATGCCGCCAGCGGCCTGCTCAAGCGCGGCATCACCCGCATCGAGCACCGCCACCGTTACTGGGTCGAGCGCGCCAGCCTGATCGGCGAATCGCTGTGGGCGGGACGCCGCAACCGCTACTCGGTGGGCGTGGAGTTCAGCGACGGCGATCTGGCGGTGCCGCGTCGCTTCGGCACGGCCGCGGCGGTGGACCCGTTCGCGCCGCAGCGCGGCTTGTTCCCGGTCGGTAACGAGGCCGCGCTGTTTCCCGGCGCCGGCAACCGCGTGGACTTCGATTCCAGCACGCGCACCGCCTCGGTGTTCCTCGAAGACGCACTCAACCTGACCCCGCGCTGGCTGCTGCTGGCCGGGCTGCGCTACGACCGCATCGAACTGGAACGCAGCAATCGCGACTACAACACCGGCGCGCTCACGCGCTTCTCGCGCGATTACGATCCGCTGTCCTGGCGCGTGGGCACGGTCTACGACCTGCAGCCGCAGACCCAGCTGTACGCGCAATACAGCGCCGCGGTCGCGCCGGTGGGCAGCCTGCCGCTGCTGTCGCAGGCCAATGCGCGTTTCGACCTCACCCACGGACGCGCGGTCGATATCGGCCTCAAGCGCACGTTCTGGCAGGACCGCATCGACCTGACTCTGGGCGGGTACTGGATCCGCCAGGACGACATCGTCACCCGCGATCCGGCCAACGCCGCGATCTCGATCCAGGGCGGGCGCCAGTCCTCGCGCGGCGCGGAGCTGTCGCTGTCGGCCGCGCTGACGCCGCAGCTGAGGGTGGACGCGAGCGTGGCGGCGTTGAACGCGCGCTTCGATGAACTGCGCGAGGCCGGCGGCATCGACCGCGCCGGCAACACGCCGCCCAACGTGCCCGAACGTCTGGCCCAGTTGTACGCCAGCTACCGCTTCAACGCGGTGCCGCTGCGCTTGAGCGGTGGCGCGCGCTACGTGGGCGCGTTCTACACCAACAACGCCAACAGCATCCGCGTGGATTCGCATACCGTGTGGGACGCGTCGCTGGCCTACCGGCTGCCGTTCGGCGAGCTGGCCTTGCACGGGCGCAACCTGGGCGATGCGTTCTACGCGCAGTGGTCCGGCGGCGCGGCCGACCAGTTGGTCATTGGCGCCCCGCGCAGCGTCGAGCTCACGTTCAAGGTGGACCTGTGA
- a CDS encoding DUF3526 domain-containing protein, with product MLRLIAAQRIGPRIWLSARIAAIGLWMAPLVLASLILALCWAGVDARAAWPELAAAAALSLAYLGLWLALAFLVLAAWPSAAGAVGSLVALWAALAIGVPLAADAYARTRYPMPSATALVDAQRRGNDAIAAQRDAIAAAAFARRSDLIGASDRVGSLDYATRMTFLAPELERRLSRLEAQRQAARDGRAQASAFAAYLSPPLGLQSALAQLAGTDAQRHRRFETQVRDYQQRLRDWFYPRIQRQIAAPTPRPAQSRGRQNFGEYDAIPAWAGREPGSEARLRAVLPALLWLALLAAALSFWALRRLRHWPMED from the coding sequence ATGCTGCGCTTGATCGCCGCGCAACGAATCGGTCCGCGCATCTGGTTGAGTGCGCGTATCGCCGCGATCGGTTTGTGGATGGCGCCGCTGGTGTTGGCGTCGCTGATCTTGGCTTTGTGCTGGGCCGGTGTGGATGCGCGCGCGGCGTGGCCCGAGCTGGCGGCCGCGGCGGCGCTGAGCCTGGCTTACCTGGGCCTATGGCTGGCCCTGGCTTTCCTCGTACTCGCCGCTTGGCCTAGCGCGGCCGGCGCGGTGGGCAGCCTGGTCGCATTGTGGGCCGCCTTGGCCATCGGCGTGCCGCTGGCGGCCGATGCCTATGCGCGGACGCGCTATCCGATGCCCTCGGCCACCGCGCTGGTGGACGCGCAGCGGCGCGGCAACGACGCCATCGCCGCGCAGCGCGATGCGATCGCCGCCGCCGCGTTCGCGCGGCGCAGCGACCTGATCGGTGCGTCCGATCGCGTCGGCAGCCTGGACTACGCCACCCGCATGACCTTCCTGGCGCCCGAGCTGGAGCGGCGGCTGTCCAGGCTGGAGGCGCAGCGCCAGGCCGCGCGCGACGGCCGCGCGCAAGCGTCGGCGTTCGCGGCCTACCTATCGCCGCCGCTGGGCCTGCAGTCCGCGCTGGCGCAGCTGGCCGGCACCGATGCGCAGCGCCACCGCCGTTTCGAAACCCAGGTGCGCGACTACCAGCAGCGCTTGCGCGACTGGTTCTACCCGCGAATCCAGCGGCAGATCGCGGCGCCCACACCGCGTCCCGCGCAGTCGCGCGGGCGGCAGAACTTCGGCGAGTACGACGCGATCCCCGCCTGGGCCGGCCGCGAGCCGGGCTCCGAGGCGCGGTTGCGTGCGGTGCTGCCTGCGCTGCTGTGGCTGGCCTTGCTCGCCGCCGCGCTGTCCTTTTGGGCGCTGCGCCGCCTGCGTCATTGGCCCATGGAGGATTGA
- a CDS encoding rhomboid family intramembrane serine protease — MFIAIPSREKAPLRWATPLLFAALWLCFIGSALLPDPEQRRLMLEWGALSGGLSNPEAWWNAVRDGSGLRLFSALFLHADWAHLLGNLVFLLIFGLPAERAMGPWRFLALFLCGGAVANLAAVITIGTPDRMIIGASGAVSALIGAYLALFPGAKLGVVVPLGLFLQFVKVPAPLLIGIWALLQVVFTFIGPAFGAVAWSAHLAGFAFGGGFALIARAGIARRMRRRRGY, encoded by the coding sequence ATGTTCATCGCCATCCCCTCCCGCGAAAAGGCACCCTTGCGCTGGGCCACGCCCCTGCTGTTCGCGGCGCTGTGGCTGTGCTTCATCGGTTCGGCCCTGCTGCCGGACCCGGAGCAGCGCCGGCTGATGCTGGAATGGGGCGCGCTGTCGGGCGGCCTGTCCAACCCCGAAGCCTGGTGGAACGCGGTGCGCGACGGCAGCGGCCTGCGCTTGTTCAGCGCGCTGTTCCTGCACGCCGACTGGGCGCACCTGCTCGGCAACCTGGTGTTCCTGCTGATCTTCGGCCTGCCCGCGGAGCGGGCGATGGGGCCGTGGCGGTTCCTGGCCTTGTTCCTGTGCGGCGGCGCGGTGGCGAACCTGGCGGCGGTGATCACCATCGGCACGCCCGACCGCATGATCATCGGCGCCAGCGGCGCGGTGTCGGCGCTGATCGGCGCCTACCTGGCGCTGTTCCCCGGCGCCAAGCTCGGCGTGGTGGTGCCGCTGGGGCTGTTCCTGCAGTTCGTGAAAGTGCCCGCGCCGTTGCTGATCGGCATCTGGGCGTTGCTGCAAGTGGTGTTCACCTTCATCGGCCCGGCCTTCGGCGCGGTGGCGTGGTCGGCGCACCTGGCCGGCTTCGCCTTCGGCGGCGGCTTCGCCCTGATCGCGCGCGCGGGCATCGCCCGGCGCATGCGCCGGCGGCGAGGCTACTGA
- a CDS encoding OmpP1/FadL family transporter yields MQHAHRYTRLTALALGITGALALGQVHASGFQLKENSVKAQGRAFAGTGVAAGDTSVVANNPAAMTQFEGTTVQTDVTVIDLNARFEGGGYDLIGRPLTGGDGGEAGDVTPVPAMSLIHKFNNGLTVGAMVSAPFGLKTEYEPGWVGRYYAAKSELKTVDLTLSAAFELVPDHLSVGGGIIWEKAEAELSKTVDFGAILFGQLPPAARPTAPAFARPQGSDGFAKVEGDDTGMGWVIGVNFRPNDKLAIGLSHRSEIDHDLSGTVDWTVPAAVAGGPLGATPLFKDGRALAKLTTPSVTTVSVEYKFNDQFSLLADYAETDWSSLQEIRIDFANPDADSVEHFGWDTTRFMSLGAEYKLNDAWTLRAGYAYDETPTTYATRTPRLPDEDRKWYSIGATWNFSEQLEFSFAYTRIEPDRPQIGIVTPAAQGGQRLFGSYDSNVNLFGASAQYHF; encoded by the coding sequence ATGCAGCACGCACACCGCTATACGCGCCTGACCGCCCTCGCGCTGGGCATCACCGGCGCACTGGCCCTCGGCCAGGTTCACGCTTCGGGCTTCCAGCTCAAGGAAAACAGCGTCAAGGCCCAGGGCCGCGCGTTCGCCGGTACCGGCGTGGCAGCCGGCGACACCTCGGTGGTCGCCAACAACCCGGCCGCGATGACCCAGTTCGAAGGCACCACGGTGCAGACCGACGTCACCGTGATCGACCTCAACGCCCGCTTCGAAGGCGGCGGCTACGACCTGATCGGCCGCCCGCTCACCGGCGGCGACGGCGGCGAAGCCGGCGACGTCACCCCGGTTCCGGCCATGTCGCTGATCCACAAGTTCAACAACGGTCTGACCGTGGGCGCCATGGTCAGCGCGCCGTTCGGTCTGAAGACCGAGTACGAGCCCGGCTGGGTCGGCCGCTACTACGCCGCCAAGTCCGAGCTCAAGACCGTCGACCTGACCCTGTCGGCCGCGTTCGAGCTGGTGCCCGACCACCTGTCGGTGGGCGGCGGCATCATCTGGGAGAAGGCCGAGGCCGAGCTGTCCAAGACCGTCGACTTCGGCGCCATCCTGTTCGGCCAGCTGCCGCCGGCGGCGCGTCCGACCGCGCCGGCGTTCGCGCGTCCGCAGGGCTCCGACGGCTTCGCCAAGGTCGAAGGCGACGACACCGGCATGGGCTGGGTCATCGGCGTCAACTTCCGTCCGAACGACAAGCTGGCCATCGGCCTGTCGCACCGCTCGGAAATCGACCACGACCTGAGCGGCACCGTCGACTGGACCGTGCCGGCCGCCGTAGCCGGTGGCCCGCTGGGCGCCACCCCGCTGTTCAAGGACGGCCGCGCGCTGGCCAAGCTGACCACGCCGTCGGTCACCACCGTCAGCGTCGAGTACAAGTTCAACGACCAGTTCTCGCTGCTGGCCGACTACGCCGAGACCGATTGGAGCTCGCTGCAGGAAATCCGCATCGACTTCGCCAACCCGGACGCGGACTCGGTCGAGCATTTCGGCTGGGATACCACGCGCTTCATGTCGCTGGGCGCCGAGTACAAGCTCAACGACGCCTGGACCCTGCGCGCCGGTTACGCCTACGACGAAACCCCGACCACGTACGCCACGCGCACCCCGCGCCTGCCGGACGAAGACCGCAAGTGGTACTCGATCGGCGCGACCTGGAACTTCAGCGAGCAGCTGGAATTCAGCTTCGCCTACACCCGCATCGAGCCGGACCGTCCGCAGATCGGCATCGTCACGCCGGCGGCCCAGGGCGGCCAGCGTCTGTTCGGTTCCTACGACAGCAACGTCAACCTGTTCGGCGCTTCGGCTCAGTACCACTTCTGA
- a CDS encoding ABC transporter ATP-binding protein produces MSRLDAPAAAQALRLDSVRKRFGERCALESLSLALAPGEVYALLGPNGAGKTTTLNLILGFLRPDAGRIEVAGIDAVADPLGARARIAYLPETVMLHPTLSAIENLGYFALLGGRRLDDAQARALLNEAGLQEEAHARRAGGYSKGMRQKVGLAIALAKDARVLLLDEPTSGLDASAANDLSHGVRAAAQRGMAVLMATHDLYRVKDVAQRLGILRDGRLLLEQRTDRLSAAQIEALYLEQLSR; encoded by the coding sequence GTGAGCCGCCTGGACGCGCCGGCGGCGGCGCAGGCATTGCGGCTGGATTCGGTGCGCAAGCGCTTCGGCGAGCGTTGCGCGCTGGAGTCGCTGAGCCTGGCGTTGGCGCCGGGCGAGGTCTATGCCCTGCTCGGGCCCAACGGCGCGGGCAAGACCACCACCTTGAACCTGATTCTGGGGTTCCTGCGCCCCGACGCTGGCCGCATCGAAGTGGCCGGCATCGATGCGGTGGCCGATCCGCTGGGCGCGCGCGCACGCATCGCCTACCTGCCGGAAACGGTGATGCTGCACCCGACGCTGAGCGCGATCGAGAACCTGGGCTACTTCGCCCTGCTCGGCGGCCGGCGCCTGGACGACGCGCAGGCGCGCGCGCTGCTCAACGAGGCCGGCTTGCAGGAAGAAGCGCATGCGCGGCGCGCCGGCGGCTATTCCAAGGGCATGCGCCAGAAAGTCGGGCTGGCCATCGCGTTGGCCAAGGATGCGCGCGTGCTGTTGCTGGACGAGCCCACCTCGGGCCTGGACGCCAGCGCCGCCAACGATCTCAGCCACGGCGTGCGCGCGGCCGCGCAGCGCGGCATGGCGGTGCTGATGGCCACCCACGACCTGTACCGGGTCAAGGACGTGGCCCAGCGCCTGGGCATCCTGCGCGACGGCCGGCTGCTGCTGGAGCAGCGCACCGACCGGCTCAGCGCGGCGCAGATCGAGGCGCTGTACCTGGAGCAGCTGTCGCGATGA
- a CDS encoding DUF1820 family protein, which translates to MAKTLYKVTFLNAGKVYELYARHVASGALWGFTEVGELVFDLHEGLVVDPTEERLRDEFGNTRVLHLPMHSIVRIEEVERKGQSAIRDAATGEKVVTPFPLPAKPR; encoded by the coding sequence ATGGCCAAGACGCTCTACAAAGTCACCTTCCTCAACGCCGGCAAGGTCTACGAACTGTACGCGCGGCATGTCGCCTCCGGCGCGCTGTGGGGCTTCACCGAAGTCGGCGAACTGGTGTTCGACCTGCACGAAGGCTTGGTGGTGGACCCCACCGAAGAACGCCTGCGCGACGAATTCGGCAACACCCGCGTACTGCACCTGCCGATGCACAGCATCGTGCGCATCGAGGAAGTGGAGCGCAAAGGGCAGTCGGCGATCCGCGATGCCGCTACGGGCGAGAAGGTGGTGACGCCGTTTCCGTTGCCGGCTAAGCCGCGTTGA